Within Desulfobulbaceae bacterium, the genomic segment TATGAATGAACTTTTAAGTGAAAAAATTCTTGCATTTGTTCGTGAAGAAGCAAAAGTTTTATTTGTTCCGGAAGATCAGCTGCAGGAAAAAAATAGCGTAAATGCTGGCGGCGGAGATAAATAATGAGTTTGATCCCAATGGTTGTCGAGCAAACCCCTCGTGGCGAGCGTGCTTATGATATATATTCACGACTGCTTAAAGAGCGTATTATTTTTCTAGGAACGGCTGTTAACGACGATGTGGCTAACATTATTATTGCTCAGTTGTTGTTTTTAGAGGCTGAGGATCCGGATAAAGATATAACTTTTTATATAAACTCTCCGGGTGGGGTCGTGACAGCTGGTATGGCAATATACGACACCATGAATTATGTTAAATGTGACATTGCGACTCTTTGCATGGGGCAGGCTGCCAGTATGGGTGCTTTTTTGCTGGCCGCCGGTACAAATGGTAAGCGTTATGCCCTGCCTAACTCGAGGATTCTGATCCATCAGCCCATGGGAGGATATCAGGGGCAGGCAACTGATATCGATATTCACGCAAAAGAGATTATCCGGATGCGAAGCGATCTAAATAAAATTCTTGCAACACACACGGGCCAAAAAACTGCCAAAATAGAGCGCGATACCGAACGTGATTATTTTATGAGTGCAGTTGAGGCTAAAAAATATGGCATCATTGATAAGGTTCTGTCCCGACGAAAACCTTTTGAGGAGGAGTAATGG encodes:
- the clpP gene encoding ATP-dependent Clp endopeptidase proteolytic subunit ClpP, producing MSLIPMVVEQTPRGERAYDIYSRLLKERIIFLGTAVNDDVANIIIAQLLFLEAEDPDKDITFYINSPGGVVTAGMAIYDTMNYVKCDIATLCMGQAASMGAFLLAAGTNGKRYALPNSRILIHQPMGGYQGQATDIDIHAKEIIRMRSDLNKILATHTGQKTAKIERDTERDYFMSAVEAKKYGIIDKVLSRRKPFEEE